A genomic region of Chlamydiota bacterium contains the following coding sequences:
- a CDS encoding nucleoside kinase: protein MTDRLSDNNRFERIEQKSIPSMVIQNVLDWNIAHGVDTVPGLNKRVLDGSFPELVREGDAKYHADVTRAAEEIIAHRDRVRIVIIAGPSSSGKTTTTIKLNERLKQEGMSIVPINLDNYFFNLEMHPKDEFGDYDFETPEALDLKLINEHLAALIDNRTVQVPRYNFKTGKRETATDPLRLEKNQILLIDSLHGLYEKMTSSVPRRMKFRLYIETLTQLKDTEGNWIRWTDTRLLRRMVRDSWHRSYDPVRTIGHWHYVRKSEMRHIVPFITSVDFVLNGSLPFELPIHKKFMFPYFAKAIEEYRDNPKRQDAFVRAKRVQKMLGEIEVMEDDSCVPETSLLREFIGGSTYRY, encoded by the coding sequence ATGACAGACCGCCTCTCCGACAACAACAGGTTCGAGCGGATCGAGCAGAAGAGCATCCCGAGCATGGTCATCCAGAACGTCCTGGACTGGAACATCGCCCACGGCGTGGATACCGTGCCGGGCCTGAACAAGAGGGTCCTGGACGGCTCCTTCCCGGAACTCGTGCGCGAGGGGGACGCGAAGTACCACGCCGACGTCACGCGCGCGGCCGAGGAGATCATCGCCCACCGCGACCGGGTGCGCATCGTCATCATCGCCGGCCCCTCCTCCTCCGGGAAGACCACCACGACGATCAAGCTGAACGAACGCCTCAAGCAGGAGGGGATGAGCATCGTCCCGATCAACCTCGACAACTACTTCTTCAACCTCGAGATGCATCCGAAGGACGAGTTCGGCGACTACGACTTCGAGACGCCCGAGGCCCTCGACCTGAAGCTCATCAACGAGCACCTGGCCGCCCTGATCGACAACCGGACCGTCCAGGTCCCGCGCTACAACTTCAAGACCGGGAAGCGCGAGACGGCGACCGACCCGCTCCGCCTCGAGAAGAACCAGATCCTGCTGATAGACAGCCTGCACGGCCTCTACGAGAAGATGACCTCCAGCGTCCCGCGCCGGATGAAGTTCCGTCTCTACATCGAGACCCTGACCCAGCTGAAGGATACGGAGGGGAACTGGATCCGCTGGACCGACACCCGTCTGCTGCGGCGGATGGTGCGGGACAGCTGGCACCGGAGCTACGACCCGGTGCGGACGATCGGCCACTGGCACTACGTCCGCAAGAGCGAGATGCGCCACATCGTCCCGTTCATCACGAGCGTGGACTTCGTTTTGAACGGGTCGCTCCCGTTCGAGCTCCCGATCCACAAGAAGTTCATGTTTCCGTACTTCGCGAAGGCGATCGAGGAGTACCGGGACAACCCGAAGCGCCAGGACGCCTTCGTCCGGGCGAAGCGCGTCCAGAAGATGCTCGGCGAGATCGAGGTCATGGAGGACGACTCCTGCGTGCCGGAGACCTCGCTGTTGCGGGAGTTCATCGGAGGCA